One genomic region from Stackebrandtia nassauensis DSM 44728 encodes:
- a CDS encoding GNAT family N-acetyltransferase gives MRTEQRYGTKAEKKRIIAAQREAFADEAVVRWVTSDPARREKLDATYVEYMVTDALKHDEVLLAVTDEGRIVGVSIWQTFDSAKRPAELAAEVAALSASVPGLDRVATVTRLIAEHHPDKPHLYLSSMGVVPDHRGKGVGSALLRHRLAAADAAGQAAYLEASTPSSRDLYARHGFVQREPDIALPDDGPRLHPMWREPGTGD, from the coding sequence AGCCGAGAAGAAGCGGATCATCGCGGCGCAACGGGAGGCGTTCGCCGACGAGGCGGTGGTGCGCTGGGTGACCTCCGATCCCGCGCGACGGGAGAAGCTCGACGCCACCTACGTCGAGTACATGGTCACCGATGCCCTCAAACACGACGAGGTGCTGCTGGCCGTGACCGACGAGGGCCGCATCGTCGGCGTGTCGATCTGGCAGACCTTCGACTCGGCCAAGCGTCCGGCCGAACTGGCCGCCGAGGTCGCCGCGTTGAGCGCCAGCGTCCCCGGCCTGGACCGGGTGGCCACCGTGACCAGGCTGATCGCCGAGCACCACCCCGACAAGCCGCACCTCTACCTCTCCTCGATGGGCGTCGTCCCCGACCATCGGGGCAAGGGCGTCGGTTCGGCGCTGCTGCGGCACCGGCTGGCCGCCGCCGACGCCGCTGGTCAGGCGGCGTACCTGGAGGCCAGCACGCCCAGCAGCCGCGACCTGTACGCCCGGCACGGTTTCGTCCAGCGCGAGCCGGACATCGCGCTGCCCGACGACGGCCCCCGGCTGCACCCGATGTGGCGCGAGCCGGGCACCGGCGACTGA
- a CDS encoding DUF4190 domain-containing protein — MSTTPTPAREMNGLAVASFSVAMVGLCSPLGILGLIMGYVARGQIRERNNSGEGLAKASIILGWISIIAFILLLVLGIAGGIFAAISEGEWGKNYN; from the coding sequence ATGAGCACGACGCCCACCCCTGCCCGGGAAATGAACGGGCTCGCGGTGGCATCGTTCTCGGTCGCCATGGTGGGATTGTGCAGTCCACTGGGGATTCTTGGGCTGATCATGGGCTATGTCGCTCGTGGACAGATCCGGGAACGCAACAACAGCGGTGAGGGTCTCGCCAAGGCCTCGATCATCCTGGGATGGATCTCGATCATCGCGTTCATCCTGTTGCTGGTCCTGGGCATCGCGGGCGGCATCTTCGCCGCGATCTCCGAGGGCGAGTGGGGCAAGAACTACAACTGA
- a CDS encoding DUF397 domain-containing protein, translated as MTSHNIARRLLTLDQAAWRKSIRSSSSGNGNCVEAASISTVVAIRDSKLAATVGFPVLTVDREDWTGFLTTVRTTA; from the coding sequence ATGACCAGCCACAACATCGCGCGCCGCCTCCTCACGCTCGACCAGGCGGCGTGGCGCAAAAGTATCCGCAGCTCCTCAAGCGGTAACGGCAATTGTGTCGAAGCCGCGAGCATATCCACAGTGGTAGCGATTCGGGATTCCAAACTCGCCGCCACCGTTGGTTTCCCGGTCCTCACAGTGGACCGCGAGGACTGGACCGGGTTTCTGACCACCGTCCGTACCACAGCCTGA
- a CDS encoding helix-turn-helix domain-containing protein has product MAQKNGPTLRAQWLGARLRELREAKKVKTTDAAEFLQRHPGTFGRFESGVYPIPTSDVLQLLDLYAVSDINQRAELVQLSEEVAQRGWWDGYKPHLNNNFADYVWLENRAHTIHVLDINAVPGLLQTADYASALITHGPQQEELDSKRLIEARLIRSRILTGNKAPRVRFLVHESALHQRVGEHAIMAAQLQKLRDQLNASLIELRIIPLEAWGHTAAGAWGGFTIFELPEPYPDVACTETMAGTLYLESPDIDGFTRTYDALWTKDALDSTRTVKRINALLKELSP; this is encoded by the coding sequence ATGGCGCAGAAGAACGGACCCACGCTGAGAGCCCAGTGGCTGGGCGCCAGGCTCCGCGAACTGCGGGAAGCCAAGAAGGTCAAGACCACCGACGCCGCCGAGTTCCTGCAACGACACCCCGGCACCTTTGGACGGTTCGAGAGCGGCGTCTATCCCATTCCGACTTCGGATGTACTGCAACTACTCGACCTGTACGCGGTCTCCGACATCAACCAGCGCGCCGAACTGGTGCAACTGTCCGAAGAGGTGGCCCAGCGGGGCTGGTGGGACGGCTACAAACCGCATCTCAACAACAACTTCGCCGACTACGTCTGGCTGGAGAACCGGGCCCACACCATCCACGTGCTCGACATCAACGCCGTCCCCGGTCTACTGCAGACGGCGGACTACGCCAGCGCGCTGATAACCCATGGCCCGCAACAGGAAGAGCTCGACAGCAAACGGCTCATCGAAGCCCGGCTGATCCGCAGCCGGATCCTCACCGGCAACAAGGCGCCCCGGGTGCGCTTCCTGGTCCACGAATCGGCCCTGCACCAGCGGGTCGGCGAGCACGCCATCATGGCGGCCCAATTGCAGAAACTGCGCGACCAGCTCAACGCGAGCCTGATCGAATTGCGGATCATTCCACTCGAAGCCTGGGGACACACGGCCGCGGGAGCCTGGGGCGGATTCACCATCTTCGAACTGCCGGAGCCATATCCCGACGTAGCGTGTACCGAGACCATGGCGGGCACTCTTTATCTCGAATCCCCGGACATCGATGGCTTTACTAGGACATATGATGCGCTGTGGACTAAAGACGCGCTCGATTCGACCAGAACGGTCAAGCGCATCAACGCATTGCTTAAGGAACTGTCGCCATGA
- a CDS encoding helix-turn-helix domain-containing protein, whose amino-acid sequence MWVATAAYRVARASSYGPCPDADLRQLQVAVRAARGVGDPAPRQNTGHLVPGLTGTVTQKNGAVIPVARGYGHTMTDQPARGYGRTLTTQPGAEPRGIGPRTSAYYRGDQLPSINGKQLTVREYQILNCAAQGKSNEHIGRELFVSEHTIKTHLRRLFDKIGAANRAHAVAIAFRQGALS is encoded by the coding sequence ATGTGGGTGGCGACCGCCGCCTACCGGGTCGCGAGGGCTTCGAGCTACGGGCCGTGCCCGGACGCGGACCTCCGCCAGCTTCAGGTCGCGGTGCGAGCCGCCCGCGGCGTGGGTGATCCCGCGCCACGGCAGAACACCGGCCACCTGGTGCCCGGGCTGACCGGCACGGTCACCCAGAAGAACGGGGCGGTCATACCGGTGGCACGGGGGTACGGCCACACCATGACCGACCAGCCCGCACGGGGTTACGGACGCACGCTCACCACCCAGCCGGGGGCGGAACCACGCGGGATCGGGCCGCGTACCTCGGCCTACTACCGGGGCGACCAGCTGCCGAGCATCAACGGGAAGCAGCTGACGGTGCGGGAGTACCAGATCCTCAACTGCGCGGCCCAGGGGAAGTCCAACGAGCACATCGGCCGCGAGCTGTTCGTCAGCGAACACACGATCAAGACTCACCTGCGTCGACTCTTCGACAAGATCGGCGCCGCCAACCGCGCTCACGCGGTGGCCATCGCCTTCCGGCAGGGAGCCCTGTCCTAA
- a CDS encoding PadR family transcriptional regulator produces MREPTFHILTALADQPRYGYDIIQEVSTLSNGRVSLQAGTLYAALDRLTDEGLIHADREEVVRGRLRRYYQLSDTGGAALRTEIARMRADAEAAEARLRRPGTARPQVAS; encoded by the coding sequence ATGCGTGAGCCGACCTTCCACATCCTCACCGCGCTGGCCGACCAGCCGCGGTACGGGTACGACATCATCCAAGAGGTGTCTACTTTGTCCAACGGACGGGTGAGCCTACAGGCGGGCACCCTGTACGCCGCCCTCGATCGCCTCACCGACGAGGGGCTCATCCACGCCGACCGCGAAGAGGTGGTGCGGGGCCGCCTGCGCCGCTACTACCAGCTCAGCGACACCGGTGGCGCGGCGCTGCGGACCGAGATCGCCAGGATGCGCGCCGACGCCGAGGCCGCCGAGGCCCGGCTGCGCCGACCCGGAACGGCCCGACCACAGGTGGCGTCATGA
- a CDS encoding PadR family transcriptional regulator, producing the protein MSQKVKVTAAVATVLGSLMESPDADHYGLELMKSTGLPSGTLYPILVRLQRAEWLEACWEDVDASQAGRPARKYYRLTPDGTVAARRELTAMYQRLSRLPGIAQEGSPA; encoded by the coding sequence ATGAGTCAGAAAGTGAAGGTGACCGCCGCGGTGGCAACGGTGCTGGGTTCCCTTATGGAATCCCCGGACGCCGACCACTATGGCCTCGAACTGATGAAGTCCACCGGACTGCCGTCCGGCACGCTCTACCCGATCCTGGTGCGGCTGCAACGCGCCGAGTGGCTGGAGGCGTGCTGGGAGGACGTCGACGCCAGCCAGGCCGGTCGCCCGGCCCGCAAGTACTACCGGCTCACACCCGACGGAACCGTCGCGGCCCGCCGGGAACTGACCGCCATGTACCAACGGCTGTCACGACTGCCGGGCATAGCGCAGGAGGGGAGCCCGGCATGA
- a CDS encoding adenine phosphoribosyltransferase produces the protein MDLNDYVTAVEDFPITGVSFKDITPMLAAPAAFDHSVELLCQTARTLGGDKIAAFDARGFLWAAPMAVRLRLPLVPIRKKGKLPRATSSTSYKGEYGTETVEMHTDAIASGERILLVDDVIATGESMRAGAKLVEELGGTVTACLAVIELTYLGAQDLLKDLRVDSLLRY, from the coding sequence ATGGACCTGAACGACTACGTGACCGCGGTCGAAGACTTCCCCATAACCGGAGTGTCCTTCAAGGACATCACGCCGATGCTGGCCGCGCCGGCGGCGTTCGACCACTCCGTCGAGCTGTTGTGCCAGACGGCCCGGACCCTGGGCGGGGACAAGATCGCCGCCTTCGACGCCCGCGGCTTCCTGTGGGCCGCGCCGATGGCGGTGCGACTGCGGCTGCCGCTGGTGCCCATCCGCAAGAAGGGCAAACTGCCGCGCGCCACCTCGTCCACGTCCTATAAGGGCGAATACGGCACCGAGACCGTCGAGATGCACACCGACGCGATCGCGTCCGGCGAACGGATCCTGTTGGTGGACGACGTCATCGCCACCGGCGAGTCGATGCGCGCCGGAGCCAAACTCGTCGAAGAGCTCGGCGGCACCGTCACCGCCTGCCTGGCCGTCATCGAACTGACCTACCTGGGCGCGCAGGACCTGCTGAAGGACCTGCGGGTCGACTCGCTGCTGCGGTACTGA
- a CDS encoding P1 family peptidase yields the protein MPRARDLGLAPGDGDTGEHNAITDVPGIRVGHTTIRRPPDVHTGVTAIDAGATPLRPLPAGFFSGNGYGKFIGSTQVAELGVVESPIVLTSTLSAFRAADALVDWMLARPDCAGVRSFNPVVGECNDGYLSDIRARPVQREDVLSAIATAATGPVPEGCVGAGTGMAALGFKAGIGTSSRLVDLGGTRVSVGALVLANFGGRLRIGGRVIDAPRAEADGSCVVVIGCDARLDARQLNRLARRGVYALGRVGASYSNGSGDYGLALSTSIEGETVDDARLSPLFESTLDCVEEAVLNSLFTATSTVGVDGHVAQAVTLD from the coding sequence ATGCCACGGGCACGCGACCTCGGGCTCGCGCCGGGCGACGGGGACACCGGGGAACACAACGCCATCACCGACGTTCCGGGAATCCGGGTCGGGCACACCACCATCCGCCGACCACCCGACGTCCACACCGGAGTGACGGCGATCGACGCGGGGGCGACCCCGCTGCGGCCGTTGCCCGCCGGTTTCTTCAGCGGCAACGGGTACGGCAAGTTCATCGGGTCCACACAGGTCGCCGAGCTCGGTGTCGTCGAATCGCCGATCGTGCTGACCTCGACACTGTCGGCGTTTCGGGCCGCCGACGCGCTGGTCGACTGGATGCTCGCCCGCCCCGACTGCGCCGGGGTCCGGTCCTTCAACCCGGTCGTGGGCGAATGCAACGACGGGTACCTGTCGGACATCCGCGCCCGCCCGGTCCAGCGGGAGGACGTGCTGTCCGCGATCGCGACCGCCGCGACCGGGCCGGTGCCCGAAGGCTGCGTGGGCGCCGGAACCGGCATGGCCGCGCTGGGTTTCAAAGCCGGGATCGGCACCTCCTCGCGGCTGGTGGACCTCGGTGGCACCCGGGTCAGCGTCGGCGCGCTGGTGTTGGCGAACTTCGGTGGCCGACTGCGGATCGGCGGCCGGGTCATCGACGCGCCCCGCGCCGAGGCGGACGGCTCCTGTGTCGTCGTGATCGGTTGCGACGCGAGGCTCGACGCCCGGCAGCTGAACCGGCTGGCCCGACGCGGCGTCTACGCGCTGGGACGCGTCGGCGCGTCCTACAGCAACGGCAGCGGGGACTACGGACTGGCACTGTCCACAAGCATCGAGGGCGAGACGGTGGACGACGCGCGGCTGAGCCCGCTGTTCGAGTCCACACTCGATTGCGTGGAGGAGGCGGTGCTCAACTCGCTGTTCACCGCCACCTCCACCGTCGGCGTCGACGGCCATGTGGCGCAGGCCGTCACGCTCGACTAG
- a CDS encoding 4'-phosphopantetheinyl transferase family protein, with translation MPIECSVYWARPGDARPEHRRMFTGAELARATAYRRAIDTARFVVGCALSRLALGELLSLPPGDVPLLRDCADCGQPHGRPRLADDSAHVSVSHSGEHVVVAVTRAAPLGVDIEQHKPQSVDLAEAVLTETEQAGFSALPKTERVAGFFRYWTRKEAVLKATGDGLRVPMTAIEVSAPHSPAALLRFDGRPTLRLRLADLSVDAEHSAAIAVETTDPPTMTHVDGRVLLAAVS, from the coding sequence ATGCCAATCGAGTGCTCGGTCTACTGGGCCCGGCCGGGTGACGCCCGGCCGGAACATCGGCGGATGTTCACCGGCGCCGAGCTGGCGCGCGCCACCGCGTACCGGCGCGCGATCGACACCGCGCGGTTCGTCGTGGGCTGCGCGCTGAGCCGTCTCGCACTGGGTGAACTGTTGTCGCTGCCGCCCGGCGATGTCCCGCTGCTGCGCGACTGCGCCGACTGTGGACAGCCGCACGGACGCCCCCGGCTGGCCGACGACAGCGCGCACGTGTCGGTCTCGCATTCGGGTGAGCACGTGGTGGTCGCCGTGACCCGTGCCGCTCCCCTCGGCGTCGACATCGAGCAGCACAAGCCACAGTCGGTCGACCTCGCCGAGGCCGTGCTGACCGAGACCGAACAGGCCGGGTTCTCGGCGCTGCCCAAAACCGAACGGGTCGCGGGTTTCTTTCGGTACTGGACCCGTAAGGAAGCCGTCCTCAAGGCCACCGGCGACGGACTGCGCGTCCCCATGACCGCGATCGAGGTCAGCGCCCCGCACTCCCCCGCCGCGTTGCTGCGCTTCGACGGCCGTCCCACGTTGCGGCTGCGCCTGGCCGATCTGAGCGTCGACGCCGAGCACTCGGCCGCGATCGCCGTCGAGACCACGGACCCGCCAACGATGACCCATGTAGACGGACGCGTCCTGCTCGCCGCGGTGTCGTGA
- a CDS encoding glycosyltransferase family 2 protein — MTEWPSIGVVIPTHNRPDLMRAALTSVLAQRYPGRLGAIVVFDRAKPDTTLEQDGDRPVRVLKNSRTPGLAGARNTGIAALDTDLVAFCDDDDVWLPGKLTAQVGAMEPATEMATCAINVAYRGRTTARLAGAAKVYQADLLRSRMMMLHSSTFLLRRSALLGGLGMVAEDAPGSQNEDWDLLLRAARRGPIVHVDSPYAKIHWGDSHFETRYDTKISSLRWMLQRHPELHGIPAGAARVYGQLSCWHAAVGDRAAALHWAGRATRAQWSEPRAVIGAAAALGLVKVPTVLSMLHARGRGI, encoded by the coding sequence ATGACTGAATGGCCGTCCATAGGGGTCGTGATCCCGACCCACAACCGGCCCGACCTGATGCGGGCGGCCCTGACTTCGGTACTGGCGCAACGTTATCCCGGGCGGCTTGGCGCGATCGTCGTGTTCGACCGCGCCAAGCCGGACACCACGCTGGAACAGGACGGCGACCGGCCGGTGCGGGTGCTGAAGAACAGCCGCACCCCGGGTCTGGCGGGGGCGCGCAACACCGGCATCGCCGCGCTGGACACCGATCTGGTGGCCTTCTGCGACGACGACGACGTGTGGCTGCCCGGCAAGCTCACCGCCCAGGTCGGCGCGATGGAACCGGCCACCGAGATGGCGACCTGCGCGATCAACGTCGCCTACCGGGGCCGGACCACGGCCCGGCTGGCAGGGGCGGCCAAGGTGTACCAGGCCGATCTGCTGCGGTCGCGCATGATGATGCTGCACTCGTCCACGTTCCTGTTGCGACGCTCGGCGCTGCTGGGCGGCCTGGGCATGGTCGCCGAGGACGCGCCCGGCAGCCAGAACGAGGACTGGGACCTGTTGCTGCGGGCGGCCAGGCGCGGACCGATCGTCCACGTCGACAGCCCCTACGCCAAGATCCACTGGGGAGACTCGCACTTCGAGACCCGTTACGACACCAAGATCTCCTCGTTGCGGTGGATGCTGCAACGCCACCCGGAACTGCACGGCATCCCGGCCGGGGCCGCCCGCGTCTACGGCCAGCTGTCGTGCTGGCACGCCGCCGTGGGCGACCGTGCGGCGGCCCTGCACTGGGCGGGCCGTGCCACCCGCGCCCAGTGGAGCGAACCGCGCGCCGTCATCGGCGCGGCGGCGGCGCTGGGCCTGGTCAAGGTTCCGACGGTGCTGAGCATGCTGCACGCCCGGGGCCGCGGCATCTAG
- a CDS encoding sulfotransferase family protein gives MTDARRTKVLFIGGLGRSGTTLLERLLGQLPGALPLGEVAHVWERDVRDDESCACGSAFSACEFWQRVGTAAFGGWDAVDLDRIAALRDTVDRTRHIPALASRRLKTPQHTLVSEYVSYYQRIYAAAAADSKAKVIIDSSKHASLAYCLRWCEDIDLRVLHVVRDARGVAYSWAKAVTRPESSTGDQMTRYSTTRAALLWNAQNAAFSLLKRRDIPVRRVRYEKLMTDPRGVVARLAKWAEIPVDESQLRYIGPDYADLGPSHSAAGNPMRFTVGRVPLSYDDAWTHQLSPVRRRIVSTLTRPLLSKYGYTGAVPKPETAEVTVAAQRAPRQDTPPPTPDTTTDHNADEAVTTGVGND, from the coding sequence ATGACGGACGCGCGACGAACCAAGGTGTTGTTCATCGGCGGACTGGGCCGCAGCGGCACGACTCTGCTGGAGCGACTGCTGGGTCAGTTGCCCGGCGCGCTGCCGCTGGGCGAAGTGGCGCACGTGTGGGAGCGGGACGTGCGGGACGACGAGTCGTGCGCGTGCGGCTCGGCGTTCTCGGCCTGCGAGTTCTGGCAGCGGGTGGGGACCGCGGCCTTCGGCGGCTGGGACGCCGTCGACCTCGACCGGATCGCGGCGCTGCGCGACACAGTGGACCGGACCCGGCACATCCCGGCGCTCGCGTCGCGCAGACTCAAGACGCCGCAGCACACGCTCGTGTCCGAATACGTCTCCTACTACCAGCGGATCTACGCCGCCGCGGCGGCCGACTCCAAGGCCAAGGTCATCATCGACTCGTCCAAGCACGCCTCGCTGGCGTACTGCCTGCGCTGGTGCGAGGACATCGACCTGCGGGTCCTGCACGTGGTACGCGACGCGCGGGGAGTCGCGTACTCGTGGGCCAAGGCGGTGACCCGTCCGGAATCGTCCACTGGCGACCAGATGACCCGGTACTCGACGACGAGGGCGGCGCTGCTGTGGAACGCCCAGAACGCGGCGTTCAGTCTGCTGAAACGGCGCGACATCCCGGTGCGGCGGGTGCGGTACGAGAAGCTCATGACCGACCCGCGCGGCGTGGTGGCGCGGCTGGCGAAATGGGCCGAGATCCCGGTCGACGAATCGCAGCTGCGCTACATCGGCCCCGACTACGCCGACCTGGGGCCCAGCCACTCGGCGGCGGGCAACCCGATGCGGTTCACCGTCGGGCGGGTGCCGTTGAGCTACGACGACGCGTGGACCCACCAGCTGTCGCCGGTGCGGCGCCGGATCGTGTCCACACTGACCCGGCCGCTGCTGAGCAAGTACGGCTACACCGGTGCGGTTCCCAAACCCGAGACCGCGGAGGTCACGGTGGCCGCGCAACGCGCCCCGCGACAGGACACCCCGCCACCGACCCCGGACACGACCACCGACCACAACGCCGACGAGGCCGTCACCACCGGAGTGGGCAATGACTGA
- a CDS encoding WecB/TagA/CpsF family glycosyltransferase, translating to MDVGGIRFDALTSGEVIDLVGEAWLAGRGGRIVTPNVDIVRQTRRVPEARAHVRGADLVVADGAPLIWASRLSGRPLPERVAGSDLVWSLSQAAAGHGRRVFLLGGDPVRDTAGQAAARLRERYPDLTVAGACSPPMGFDRDEAAMRSLVAELCEAKPDIVFVGLGFPKQERLIARLAPYLPAAWFLGCGAGIDFVAGAKRRAPHWMRRSGLEWLHRLGSEPRRLFVRYVLHDIPAACGLLLRSGATRLRR from the coding sequence GTGGATGTGGGCGGGATCCGGTTCGACGCGTTGACGTCCGGCGAGGTCATCGACCTCGTGGGCGAGGCGTGGCTTGCCGGACGGGGCGGACGCATCGTCACCCCCAACGTCGATATCGTCCGGCAGACGCGCCGGGTGCCCGAGGCCCGCGCCCACGTGCGCGGCGCCGACCTGGTGGTCGCGGACGGGGCGCCGCTGATCTGGGCGTCGCGTCTGAGTGGACGACCGCTGCCGGAACGGGTCGCGGGCAGCGATCTGGTGTGGAGCCTGTCGCAGGCGGCGGCTGGCCACGGCCGCCGGGTGTTCCTGCTGGGCGGCGATCCGGTCCGCGACACCGCTGGCCAGGCTGCGGCGCGACTGCGGGAGCGTTACCCGGACCTGACGGTGGCGGGCGCGTGCAGCCCGCCAATGGGTTTCGACCGCGACGAGGCCGCGATGCGGTCGCTGGTGGCCGAACTGTGCGAGGCCAAACCCGACATCGTGTTCGTGGGACTGGGTTTCCCGAAACAGGAGCGGCTCATCGCCCGGTTGGCGCCGTATCTGCCCGCGGCCTGGTTCCTGGGCTGCGGCGCCGGGATCGACTTCGTCGCGGGAGCTAAACGCCGGGCCCCGCACTGGATGCGGCGCAGCGGCCTGGAGTGGCTGCACCGGCTGGGCAGCGAGCCACGGCGACTGTTCGTCCGCTATGTACTGCACGACATCCCGGCCGCGTGCGGGCTGCTGCTGCGCAGCGGCGCGACCCGGCTGCGGCGCTGA
- a CDS encoding tetratricopeptide repeat protein: MKTYAVLKYHGDHSTQDDIAAVMRKLGAIPVRYHSTAIVAARAAFRTGLDEQAESLLERLERRFPESADAAKLRAEFHAYHNRYGEALTAARHARLLDPPAAGSAAQTVKYGYHALDHDAADRNAVEMVRRFPVANSVLWAAAKACISGAQFDQLYRAWREGIAGRDEREALLLSVRQLATAAARGHRVEEGIALFRRAITQLHEGDAAPVHNSTKLAGRGAWNAIADIRQLLDDAGVPFFFAAGTALGFERVGRPLSDDGDIDVGIRAEDFDPERLTALVAAHPRFVVDPHPLSKKVHMRHRGGCPVDFFRYYDEGEYVWHDGVFVRWWNTPFKIERREFQGLSIPLPSNPDLYLTENYADWRTPNPEFDSFTEEAPNCTVHWPEYHRLHFMRRAFKAMIAHDRRSAAGDLRRAEQSDLADLIGRNR; this comes from the coding sequence TTGAAGACCTACGCGGTTCTGAAATACCACGGCGACCACTCCACTCAGGATGATATTGCCGCCGTTATGCGAAAACTGGGTGCAATTCCGGTTCGCTACCATTCGACCGCCATTGTGGCCGCACGGGCCGCTTTTAGGACCGGGTTGGATGAGCAGGCCGAGTCGCTGTTGGAGCGGTTGGAGCGGCGGTTTCCGGAATCTGCTGATGCCGCGAAGCTGCGGGCCGAGTTTCACGCCTATCACAATCGCTATGGGGAGGCGTTGACCGCGGCTCGGCATGCCCGGTTGCTGGATCCGCCCGCTGCTGGGTCGGCAGCTCAGACGGTGAAGTACGGGTATCACGCTTTGGATCATGATGCCGCTGATCGCAATGCCGTGGAGATGGTGCGGCGGTTCCCCGTGGCCAATTCGGTGTTGTGGGCCGCTGCCAAGGCTTGTATCTCGGGGGCTCAGTTCGATCAGTTGTATCGCGCTTGGCGGGAGGGGATCGCCGGGCGGGATGAGCGGGAGGCGTTGTTGTTGTCGGTGCGGCAGTTGGCGACCGCCGCTGCCAGGGGGCATCGGGTGGAGGAGGGGATCGCGTTGTTCAGGCGCGCGATCACGCAGCTGCACGAGGGGGACGCCGCGCCGGTGCACAACTCGACGAAGTTGGCCGGGCGGGGGGCTTGGAACGCGATCGCTGATATTCGGCAGCTGCTGGACGACGCGGGGGTGCCGTTCTTCTTCGCCGCCGGGACCGCGTTGGGGTTCGAGCGGGTGGGGCGGCCGTTGTCGGATGACGGGGACATTGACGTGGGGATCCGGGCCGAGGACTTCGATCCCGAGCGGTTGACCGCGTTGGTGGCCGCGCATCCGCGGTTCGTGGTGGATCCCCATCCGCTGTCGAAGAAGGTGCACATGCGACACCGGGGCGGGTGTCCGGTGGACTTCTTCCGGTACTACGACGAGGGCGAGTACGTTTGGCACGACGGGGTTTTCGTGCGGTGGTGGAACACGCCGTTCAAGATCGAGCGGCGGGAGTTCCAGGGGCTGTCGATCCCGCTGCCGAGTAACCCGGACCTGTACCTCACCGAGAACTACGCGGACTGGCGGACGCCGAACCCGGAGTTCGACTCGTTCACCGAGGAGGCGCCCAACTGCACGGTGCACTGGCCGGAGTATCACCGGCTGCACTTCATGCGGCGGGCCTTCAAGGCGATGATCGCGCACGACCGGCGGTCCGCCGCCGGTGATCTGCGCCGGGCGGAGCAAAGCGACCTGGCTGACCTGATTGGACGAAACCGATGA